A window of Pseudomonas alcaliphila JAB1 genomic DNA:
GCAGCTCCCGGATTGCATCCGGCTACGCACTGAAGATTTTGCGGCCGAAGCGAAATGCCGCCCAGCCGCTCCTACAGGTGTTCACCGGCCCCGTAGGAGCGGCTTCAGCCGCGATGCTTTCGGTTCCATCCCAGGGCTCCGGATTGCATAAGGGCTACCAGCGACCGCGCCCCCCGTATGACCAATACAGTTGCACACGCCGCGTAAAGTTTGCCTTACGACTTTGCCGGCGCTTCGGTATACGGAAAAACTGAACGAACAGACAAGCCCTGAAGCAGAGCGCTAGAATTCCGCGGCAACCGTTAGCTGCCTAACCAAGGATTCTCGATGGCTACCGCCAACCCACAACGCGGGTACGTTCTGGGCCTTACCGCCTACATCATCTGGGGCCTGTTCCCGCTCTACTTCAAAGCCCTGCAAAGCGTTCCGGCGATGGAAATCATCGTGCACCGCGTGCTCTGGTCCGCACTGTTCGGCGGCCTGCTGCTGCTCGTGTGGAAGCACCCTGGCTGGTGGCGCGAGCTGCGCGACAATCCCAAACGCCTGGCAGTGCTGGCCGGCTGCGGCCTGCTGATCGCGACCAACTGGCTGGTGTACGTGTGGGCGGTGAACAATGGCCGCATGATCGAGGCCAGCCTGGGCTACTACATCAACCCGTTGATCAACGTGTTGCTCGGCCTGCTGATTCTCGGCGAGCGCCTGCGCCGCCTGCAGTGGCTGGCCGTGGCGCTGGCCGCGCTGGGCGTGCTGCAGCAGCTATGGCAGGTCGGCAGCCTGCCCTGGGTGTCGCTGGTGCTGGCGCTGACCTTCGGCTTCTACGGATTGATCCGCAAACAGGCACCCGTGGCGGCACTGCCCGGGCTGGTGGTGGAAACCTGGCTGCTGGTGCCGGTGGCGCTGGCCTGGCTGGCTCTGCACCCTGCGGCTACGAGCAGCCAGGCAAGTTTCTGGACCAGCAGCGAAGCACTGTGGCTGGCAGCCGCCGGGCCGATCACCCTGGTGCCGCTGGTGTGCTTCAACGCCGCGGCGCGGCATCTGCCCTACACCACGCTGGGCTTCCTGCAATACCTGGCTCCAACCCTGGTACTGCTTCAGGCCATCCTGCTGTTCGATGAACACTTCTCGCCGAGCGCCCTGCTGGCGTTCGCCTGCATCTGGGCCGGGCTTTTTGTATACAGCCTGGATATCTGGCTGAACCTGCGCAAGCGGCGCAGCACGTAAGAGCTGGTGCGAACGGCGTACCCTACGACCGAGCGCAGACGGATCTGCGAACCTCGTAGGATGTCGCGGGGCC
This region includes:
- the rarD gene encoding EamA family transporter RarD; its protein translation is MATANPQRGYVLGLTAYIIWGLFPLYFKALQSVPAMEIIVHRVLWSALFGGLLLLVWKHPGWWRELRDNPKRLAVLAGCGLLIATNWLVYVWAVNNGRMIEASLGYYINPLINVLLGLLILGERLRRLQWLAVALAALGVLQQLWQVGSLPWVSLVLALTFGFYGLIRKQAPVAALPGLVVETWLLVPVALAWLALHPAATSSQASFWTSSEALWLAAAGPITLVPLVCFNAAARHLPYTTLGFLQYLAPTLVLLQAILLFDEHFSPSALLAFACIWAGLFVYSLDIWLNLRKRRST